From the genome of Vicia villosa cultivar HV-30 ecotype Madison, WI linkage group LG2, Vvil1.0, whole genome shotgun sequence, one region includes:
- the LOC131652396 gene encoding 21 kDa protein-like, producing MAATWRVSLLVLMSVTTYMFGAAESSITSAEFIKSACRSTRYPALCVQCLMGYASVIGQSERQLAIAAISVSISRTRSSASFVKKISKARGVKPSEYRAIQDCIENMGDSLDSLGQSVRELGSIGHAVGEDFVWHMSNVQTWVSAALTDDNTCLDGFAGSSMNGNVKDALKDRIVNVAQVTSNALALVNRFASSH from the coding sequence ATGGCAGCTACATGGAGGGTTTCTTTACTGGTTCTCATGAGCGTAACCACTTACATGTTTGGCGCTGCGGAATCCTCTATAACGTCTGCCGAGTTCATCAAGTCTGCGTGCAGGTCTACTCGTTACCCTGCTTTATGTGTTCAATGTCTTATGGGGTATGCGAGCGTGATTGGCCAAAGTGAGCGACAGCTAGCCATAGCTGCTATATCAGTGAGCATATCCAGGACACGGTCGAGTGCATCATTTGTGAAGAAGATATCAAAAGCAAGAGGCGTGAAGCCAAGTGAGTACAGAGCCATACAAGACTGCATAGAGAACATGGGTGACAGTTTGGACAGTCTTGGCCAGTCGGTTAGGGAGTTAGGCAGTATCGGTCATGCTGTTGGAGAGGACTTCGTGTGGCACATGAGCAACGTGCAGACTTGGGTCAGTGCTGCTCTCACTGATGATAACACTTGTCTTGATGGCTTTGCTGGTTCTTCCATGAATGGAAATGTTAAGGATGCCCTCAAGGATAGGATTGTCAATGTTGCTCAGGTTACCAGCAATGCACTTGCTTTGGTTAATCGATTTGCTTCAAGCCATTGA
- the LOC131652394 gene encoding syntaxin-related protein KNOLLE has translation MNDLMTKSFTSYVDLKKAAMKDEVDLEAGLQKQGVNDVELTRSSITHLETDMNLFLEEAEKVRTEMGEIRDVLTKLQQANEESKSLHKTDALKSLRERINTDIVTVLKKARCIRTQLEEMDRANDANRRLSGLKDGSPAIYRTRIAVTNGLRKKLKELMMEFQGLRQRMMSEYKETVGRRYYTVTGEHADEEVIDKIISNGDDESFLGKAIQEHGRGKVLETVVEIQDRHDAAKEIEKSLLELHQVFLDMAVMVEAQGEKMDDIEHHVLHSSHYVKDGTKNLHSAKQYQKSGRKWMCIGIILLLILILVIVIPIVTSLSSS, from the exons ATGAATGATCTAATGACAAAATCGTTCACCAGCTATGTTGATCTAAAAAAAGCAGCTATGAAAGATGAAGTTGATTTAGAAGCTGGTCTTCAAAAACAAGGTGTTAATGATGTTGAGTTAACAAGATCTTCGATAACCCATTTGGAAACTGATATGAATTTGTTCTTAGAAGAGGCAGAGAAAGTAAGAACAGAAATGGGTGAAATTCGTGATGTTCTAACGAAGCTTCAACAAGCTAATGAAGAGAGCAAGTCACTTCACAAAACTGATGCTTTGAAATCGTTGAGAGAAAGAATCAATACTGATATTGTAACTGTTTTGAAGAAAGCAAGATGTATTAGGACTCAATTAGAAGAAATGGATCGTGCTAATGATGCTAATAGAAGACTCTCCGGACTTAAAGATGGTTCACCAGCAATTTATCGAACAAGAATTGCGGTTACCAATGGATTGCGTAAGAAGCTCAAGGAGCTCATGATGGAGTTTCAG GGACTGAGGCAGAGAATGATGAGTGAATACAAAGAGACAGTAGGGAGGAGATACTATACAGTGACAGGTGAACATGCTGATGAAGAGGTGATTGATAAGATAATATCAAATGGAGATGATGAAAGTTTTCTAGGAAAGGCAATACAAGAGCATGGAAGAGGAAAGGTTCTTGAAACTGTGGTTGAGATACAAGACAGACACGATGCTGCGAAAGAGATTGAGAAGAGTTTGTTGGAACTCCATCAAGTGTTTTTGGACATGGCTGTTATGGTTGAAGCACAAGGTGAGAAAATGGATGATATAGAACATCATGTTCTTCATTCTTCTCATTATGTTAAAGATGGTACAAAGAATCTTCATAGTGCTAAGCAATATCAGAAAAGTGGGAGGAAGTGGATGTGCATTGGGATTATACTTTTGCTTATTCTGATTCTGGTTATTGTTATTCCCATTGTCACCAGTTTGAGCAGTTCTTGA